From a region of the Helicobacter hepaticus ATCC 51449 genome:
- a CDS encoding EVE domain-containing protein: MRYFIGIASKNHIQIGQAGGFCQLCHGKAAPLKRMKQNDKIIYYSPKLTMESKEPYQAFTALGEIADENVYQVEMFKGFFPFRRNVLWSEIKRECPLNVAKTHPEWKAYASKLRFGHFEVSKEFFNFLAEYMTQDS, translated from the coding sequence ATGCGCTACTTCATCGGCATAGCATCAAAAAATCATATTCAAATAGGACAAGCAGGGGGATTTTGCCAACTCTGCCACGGCAAAGCCGCACCGCTTAAAAGAATGAAGCAAAATGATAAAATCATCTATTATAGCCCTAAGCTTACTATGGAATCTAAAGAGCCTTATCAAGCCTTCACTGCACTAGGTGAAATCGCAGATGAAAATGTGTATCAAGTGGAGATGTTTAAGGGATTTTTCCCTTTTAGGCGCAATGTGCTATGGAGTGAAATTAAGCGAGAATGCCCTTTAAACGTGGCAAAGACACACCCAGAATGGAAAGCCTACGCAAGCAAACTGCGTTTTGGGCATTTTGAAGTCTCCAAAGAGTTTTTTAACTTCCTCGCAGAGTATATGACACAGGATTCTTAA
- a CDS encoding SLAC1 anion channel family protein, with amino-acid sequence MTQEYKTKGYFSYLPISFFGACMGLSAISVAWDKMMRLIQNLTINTENFLAPTHNTNFLPSTLLANFSFALSVSFALLALIAFIGLVSAYALKILSSFESVKLEFVSPLTRPFFGTFFISLLLLPFALHRLGLPESLSLAVWIVGAILMFIFSVHIVQFWICNKLELSHITPAWIIPVVGLLDLPLALPLFVDKVWVQDFSFIIAGFCVGVGFFWSIVLCVLIFARIVFFEKLPEKLMPTLVILLAPFGAGVSAYAVFIRIPILSSIDNSSYVQALISLLNSTNNLDYALLSIGLFLLFALLPQVFQIGKCCPFRISWWAISFPLAAMCIASFNIAESIASKSSALSGGAIFFSALSSMLLIAVTLTFIWLLVRTLRGIIKGELKNLA; translated from the coding sequence ATGACACAAGAATATAAAACAAAAGGTTATTTTAGCTATCTGCCCATAAGCTTTTTTGGTGCGTGTATGGGGCTTAGTGCAATCAGCGTGGCGTGGGATAAAATGATGCGCTTAATCCAAAACCTCACCATAAATACAGAAAATTTCCTTGCCCCAACCCATAACACAAACTTCTTGCCTTCAACTCTCCTTGCTAATTTTAGCTTTGCTCTTTCTGTCTCTTTTGCACTCCTTGCCCTCATTGCGTTTATAGGGCTAGTAAGTGCCTATGCTTTGAAGATTCTAAGCAGCTTTGAGAGTGTCAAGCTTGAGTTTGTCTCGCCTCTGACGCGTCCATTTTTTGGCACATTTTTTATCTCTTTACTGCTTTTGCCCTTTGCACTCCATAGACTTGGACTTCCTGAATCCTTAAGCCTTGCGGTATGGATTGTAGGAGCAATTTTAATGTTTATCTTTAGTGTGCATATCGTGCAATTTTGGATTTGCAACAAGCTTGAGCTTTCCCATATTACCCCTGCGTGGATTATCCCTGTCGTAGGTTTGCTAGACTTGCCCTTAGCCTTGCCTTTGTTTGTGGATAAAGTATGGGTGCAGGATTTTAGCTTTATCATTGCTGGATTTTGTGTGGGTGTTGGATTCTTTTGGAGTATCGTGCTATGTGTGCTTATTTTTGCACGCATCGTGTTTTTTGAAAAACTCCCTGAAAAGCTAATGCCCACCCTTGTGATACTTCTAGCTCCATTTGGTGCAGGAGTAAGTGCCTATGCAGTATTCATTCGAATTCCTATTCTTAGTAGCATAGATAATTCAAGCTATGTACAAGCTCTTATTAGTCTCCTTAATAGTACAAATAACTTAGACTACGCGCTGCTTTCCATTGGATTATTTTTGCTTTTTGCTCTATTGCCTCAAGTCTTTCAAATCGGCAAATGTTGCCCATTTAGAATCTCGTGGTGGGCGATTAGTTTCCCTTTGGCTGCAATGTGTATTGCAAGCTTTAATATTGCAGAATCTATCGCTTCAAAATCCTCTGCTCTAAGTGGTGGAGCAATATTCTTTTCTGCACTCTCTAGTATGCTCTTAATTGCTGTAACACTTACTTTTATATGGCTACTTGTACGCACATTGAGAGGAATTATCAAAGGTGAGTTAAAAAATCTTGCCTAA
- a CDS encoding DoxX family protein — MLYNDDLGKLIVRLCVGGLMLFHGVNKITNGVSGIEGFMESHGLPTLFAYGAYIGEVLAPLMIIVGYQVRIAAALEAFTMLVAIYVATGFEIFTLDNHGAWVIELHLLYMLPCIALIFMGGGRYGVKFKK, encoded by the coding sequence ATGTTATATAATGATGATTTGGGCAAATTAATTGTGCGCTTATGCGTAGGTGGGCTTATGCTCTTTCACGGAGTCAATAAAATCACAAATGGCGTAAGCGGTATAGAGGGTTTTATGGAATCTCACGGATTACCCACACTTTTTGCCTATGGCGCGTATATCGGCGAGGTGCTTGCGCCATTGATGATAATTGTAGGCTATCAAGTGCGTATAGCTGCTGCCTTAGAGGCTTTTACAATGCTTGTGGCGATTTATGTTGCAACAGGATTTGAGATTTTTACCCTTGATAATCACGGCGCGTGGGTAATTGAGCTACATTTGCTCTATATGCTCCCTTGTATTGCCTTGATATTTATGGGTGGAGGTAGATATGGCGTGAAGTTTAAGAAATGA
- the rrpB gene encoding MarR family transcription factor RrpB translates to MNAYISECPIETTLNLIGNKWKIIIIRDLLSGTKRFGELKKSVGATKNQSISQKVLTQNLRELEEAKLLKRKVYAEVPPRVEYSLTPLGQSLECVLRALESWGEGYKREH, encoded by the coding sequence ATGAATGCGTATATTTCAGAATGTCCGATTGAGACGACTTTAAACCTCATTGGCAATAAATGGAAAATCATCATTATCCGCGATTTGCTAAGTGGCACAAAGCGATTTGGTGAGCTTAAAAAGTCTGTGGGTGCGACAAAAAATCAGAGCATTTCTCAAAAGGTTTTAACTCAAAACTTGCGCGAATTAGAGGAAGCAAAGTTGCTCAAAAGAAAAGTGTATGCAGAAGTGCCTCCACGAGTGGAATACAGCCTCACTCCACTTGGGCAGAGTTTGGAGTGTGTCTTAAGAGCTTTAGAATCTTGGGGGGAAGGCTATAAGAGGGAGCATTAG
- a CDS encoding aminoglycoside 6-adenylyltransferase encodes MRTQKEIFALILDFAKRTDSIRAVTLEGSRANPNIKQDKFCDYDISFFLNAKNLESFKNNEEWLKIFGNILMLQKPESMELYPPDLREGWFSFLVLFDDGVRIDLSLIPLADIEWYKDNERLMRVLLDKDNQFMPINEPSDSAFFIKPLTKQSFLDCCNELYWLYVCTHKDILRGELLLANAHLAMMREGLLILLSWRVALRQNNFAFSLGKEYKFLPHFLEPKERKTLYKCYKLGDLKQAQKTLKIMEKFFAKNARELIKVHFKDLHTLPYAKVAKQYVRILKHKIV; translated from the coding sequence ATGCGCACGCAAAAAGAAATTTTCGCCCTTATTTTAGATTTTGCCAAACGCACAGATTCTATCCGCGCGGTTACATTAGAGGGTTCAAGGGCAAATCCCAACATCAAGCAAGATAAATTTTGCGATTATGATATTTCTTTTTTCTTAAACGCTAAAAACTTAGAATCCTTTAAAAACAATGAGGAATGGCTTAAAATCTTTGGCAATATTTTAATGCTCCAAAAGCCCGAATCTATGGAACTTTACCCGCCTGATTTAAGGGAGGGTTGGTTTAGCTTTTTAGTGCTTTTTGATGATGGAGTGCGCATAGATTTGAGCCTTATTCCCCTTGCAGACATAGAATGGTATAAGGACAATGAGCGGCTAATGCGCGTTTTGCTTGATAAGGATAATCAATTTATGCCTATCAATGAGCCAAGTGATAGTGCATTTTTTATCAAGCCTCTAACCAAACAGAGCTTTTTGGACTGCTGCAATGAATTGTATTGGCTCTATGTTTGCACACACAAGGACATTTTAAGAGGCGAATTGCTCCTTGCAAACGCACATTTAGCGATGATGAGAGAGGGGCTTTTGATTTTGCTTTCTTGGCGTGTGGCATTAAGACAAAATAATTTTGCTTTTTCTCTAGGCAAGGAATATAAGTTTTTACCCCATTTTTTAGAGCCTAAAGAGCGCAAAACTCTCTATAAGTGCTATAAACTAGGGGATTTAAAACAAGCGCAAAAAACGCTTAAAATAATGGAGAAATTCTTTGCCAAAAATGCGCGGGAGCTTATAAAAGTGCATTTTAAAGATTTGCACACTCTGCCTTATGCAAAAGTAGCAAAGCAATATGTGAGGATTCTAAAACATAAAATAGTATAA
- a CDS encoding type II restriction endonuclease NlaIII, with amino-acid sequence MRKSKIEIFLELAKPDKNGISRWVSVSEFIGEYKALALGNGGSWCRASSTLAKKYILEFDKSKSAGNAIDAIRLKGFNTQKTFNQAIRKDIKDFYKNQNCVMLGICGKSENTKIEIDHKDGRKNDLRISNQQTQKLEDFQPLCKAANDVKRQICKVCRETNKRWSAKNIKGNPYAFYQGDENYTQELGCVGCYQYDPVAYRKESARKIAKEAADFITQKLYKKE; translated from the coding sequence GTGAGAAAATCAAAAATAGAAATTTTTTTAGAACTAGCCAAGCCTGATAAAAATGGCATTTCAAGGTGGGTAAGTGTGAGTGAGTTTATAGGGGAGTATAAAGCACTCGCGCTTGGCAATGGTGGGAGTTGGTGTCGTGCAAGTAGCACTTTGGCAAAAAAATATATTTTAGAATTTGATAAAAGCAAGAGTGCGGGGAATGCCATTGATGCAATAAGGCTAAAGGGATTTAATACGCAAAAAACTTTCAATCAAGCCATAAGAAAAGATATTAAAGATTTTTATAAAAATCAAAATTGTGTGATGTTAGGAATTTGTGGCAAAAGCGAAAATACCAAAATAGAAATTGACCACAAAGACGGACGCAAAAATGATTTGAGAATATCCAATCAGCAAACGCAAAAATTAGAGGATTTCCAACCTTTATGCAAAGCAGCAAATGATGTAAAAAGGCAAATTTGTAAAGTTTGCAGAGAAACGAACAAGCGGTGGAGTGCTAAAAATATCAAAGGCAATCCTTACGCATTTTATCAAGGTGATGAGAATTATACGCAGGAACTAGGCTGTGTAGGTTGCTATCAATATGACCCTGTCGCATATCGCAAAGAGAGTGCAAGAAAAATTGCAAAAGAAGCTGCAGATTTTATCACTCAAAAACTCTATAAAAAAGAATAA
- a CDS encoding ClbS/DfsB family four-helix bundle protein, with translation MPRPTNKSDLLALSQKNYESLLALIEQIPLEQQSTPFEYNERDKALRDVLVHLYEWQILLLRFVRTNLERTSDFVPFLPAPYSFKTYPAMNREIWQKHQSTPLENAKAMLGKSHIECMELIETLPQKELFVKKHYKWCGNTSLGSYCVSATSSHYDWASKCIKKRVRSLKKV, from the coding sequence ATGCCACGCCCTACCAACAAAAGCGATTTGCTTGCCTTAAGTCAGAAAAATTATGAATCTCTGCTTGCGTTGATAGAGCAAATCCCGCTTGAACAACAAAGCACACCCTTTGAATATAACGAGCGAGATAAGGCTTTGCGCGATGTGCTTGTGCATTTGTATGAATGGCAGATACTTTTGCTTCGCTTTGTGCGCACAAACCTTGAGAGGACGAGTGATTTTGTGCCTTTTCTCCCTGCGCCTTATAGTTTCAAAACCTATCCCGCGATGAATAGGGAGATTTGGCAAAAGCACCAAAGCACGCCATTAGAGAACGCAAAGGCAATGTTAGGAAAAAGCCACATAGAATGTATGGAGCTGATAGAGACTCTCCCACAAAAGGAACTTTTTGTCAAAAAGCACTACAAGTGGTGCGGCAACACAAGTCTTGGGAGCTATTGTGTGAGTGCGACTTCAAGCCATTATGATTGGGCAAGTAAATGTATAAAAAAGCGTGTGAGGAGCTTGAAAAAGGTTTAA
- a CDS encoding DUF262 domain-containing protein, with product MKATENNFGFMEQESLIEIPFFQRAYVWEEDQWKQLFEDLQDSYTNNREHFLGSIVLKQLPTNAGEGTKRSLIDGQQRLTTFSILVKSLYDKLDEDDKQDNVKYLFKKPTKEKNPKIQHSKVDKTSFNQILQAKDFVSLQDIERCKEGKDKDKIKNRLIRCYEYFTKRIEEIEKNYKEFLDFILNSKLWVTINLDTNEDEQKIFDSINTAGLKLTATDIIKNALFAKAMALNADYEKLYKEYWEDLFEAKENKEFWEEEIATGRLKRVQSEIFLHAFAIIGGFFDVEKDTLENLSDIYKQKTRDFSAQQLESFLKKIKEYALIYQNFPYITKDTPLCFENDEQRLFHILKVTDTNTIMPLILALKFNLKNDFDTMKSCLNLLEVFILTRWLCLKSTKDYNKLFANMTKKLNKTNPLEFLKNNLEEKDIPKRYEIEDCLISKDCYLANKKAALILFWIELYRRHTNKKTQDSIELSYKWTLEHLMPQSWEENWKNIAKDETHAEDLIYQIGNMTLLKSSLNSAIKNASWKIKLNGDGSRKNSIKSCADLLITRELCDKTIWNEDTIRDRTQRLTQEFFKIWNVDIFTK from the coding sequence ATGAAAGCAACAGAAAATAATTTTGGTTTTATGGAGCAAGAATCTTTGATTGAAATTCCATTTTTTCAAAGAGCGTATGTATGGGAAGAAGACCAGTGGAAACAACTTTTTGAAGACCTACAAGATAGTTATACAAATAACAGAGAACATTTTTTAGGCTCAATAGTTTTAAAACAACTTCCTACCAACGCAGGAGAGGGAACAAAAAGAAGCCTAATTGACGGACAACAAAGACTAACAACTTTCTCCATTCTCGTAAAATCTTTATATGATAAGCTAGATGAAGATGATAAGCAAGACAATGTTAAATATCTATTCAAAAAGCCGACCAAAGAAAAGAATCCAAAAATTCAACATTCTAAGGTTGATAAAACTTCTTTTAATCAAATTCTACAGGCTAAAGATTTTGTATCCTTGCAAGATATTGAAAGATGTAAAGAAGGCAAAGATAAGGATAAAATCAAAAATAGATTGATCCGATGCTATGAATATTTTACAAAACGAATAGAGGAAATAGAAAAAAATTATAAAGAATTTTTAGATTTTATTCTCAACTCTAAATTATGGGTTACCATTAATTTAGACACAAATGAAGACGAACAAAAAATCTTTGACTCTATTAACACCGCAGGTTTAAAACTCACCGCAACAGATATTATTAAAAATGCGCTTTTTGCAAAAGCTATGGCATTAAACGCAGACTATGAAAAGCTTTATAAGGAGTATTGGGAAGATTTATTTGAAGCAAAAGAAAATAAAGAATTTTGGGAAGAAGAAATTGCCACAGGAAGACTTAAAAGGGTGCAAAGTGAGATTTTTTTACACGCTTTTGCGATTATCGGGGGTTTCTTTGATGTTGAGAAAGACACTTTAGAAAACTTAAGTGATATTTATAAACAAAAAACAAGAGATTTTAGTGCACAACAACTAGAATCTTTTTTAAAGAAAATCAAAGAATATGCTTTAATTTATCAAAATTTTCCATACATTACCAAAGATACTCCATTATGCTTTGAAAATGATGAGCAACGCTTATTTCATATTTTAAAAGTTACAGATACAAATACAATAATGCCTTTAATTTTAGCTTTAAAATTTAACCTTAAAAACGATTTCGATACTATGAAAAGCTGCTTAAACTTATTAGAAGTTTTTATCCTTACGCGTTGGCTATGTCTTAAAAGCACAAAAGATTATAATAAACTCTTTGCAAATATGACAAAAAAGCTTAACAAAACCAACCCTCTAGAATTTTTAAAAAATAATTTAGAAGAAAAAGATATTCCAAAGAGATATGAAATTGAGGATTGTTTAATATCTAAAGATTGCTATCTTGCAAATAAAAAAGCTGCATTAATCCTTTTTTGGATAGAACTTTATAGACGCCATACAAATAAAAAGACACAAGATAGTATAGAGCTTTCTTATAAATGGACATTGGAACATCTTATGCCGCAATCGTGGGAAGAAAATTGGAAAAATATTGCAAAAGATGAGACTCACGCGGAAGATTTAATCTATCAAATAGGCAATATGACGCTTTTAAAAAGCTCTCTTAATAGTGCAATAAAAAATGCTTCTTGGAAAATCAAACTTAACGGCGATGGAAGTCGTAAAAATAGCATTAAAAGCTGTGCGGATTTGCTTATTACTAGAGAGCTATGCGATAAAACAATATGGAACGAAGATACCATAAGGGATAGGACACAGAGATTAACACAAGAATTTTTCAAAATTTGGAATGTTGATATTTTCACTAAATAA
- a CDS encoding SDR family oxidoreductase: MKIAVLAAKGRAGSAIVQEAINAGFEVSAFVRSKAHFDERVHLVVKDMFSLTSTDLQGFDVIIDAFGEWQDLSLHLKHIEYLNSILQGNEAKLIVVGGAGSLYMNTTHTLRLMDTPEFPKEYMGVAEATAEVLEFVRKSNLNWLYISPAALFYEGKSQNYELIGEEFKVNTKGESRVSYSTYATALIKLLSSGEIKMCQRISLIEL; this comes from the coding sequence ATGAAAATCGCAGTTTTAGCAGCAAAAGGTAGGGCGGGCAGTGCAATCGTGCAAGAGGCAATCAATGCAGGATTTGAAGTGAGTGCATTTGTGAGGAGCAAAGCGCATTTTGATGAGAGGGTTCATCTTGTTGTGAAAGATATGTTTTCACTTACAAGCACTGATTTGCAAGGATTTGATGTGATTATTGATGCTTTTGGAGAGTGGCAAGATTTGTCTTTACATTTAAAACATATTGAGTATTTAAACTCCATTTTGCAAGGCAATGAGGCAAAGCTCATCGTAGTAGGAGGTGCAGGAAGTCTGTATATGAATACAACGCATACTCTTAGACTAATGGATACGCCAGAGTTTCCTAAGGAATATATGGGAGTGGCAGAAGCAACTGCAGAGGTGCTTGAGTTTGTGCGTAAAAGCAATCTCAATTGGCTCTATATCAGCCCTGCAGCACTTTTTTATGAAGGTAAATCGCAAAATTATGAGTTAATAGGCGAGGAATTTAAAGTCAATACAAAAGGTGAAAGTAGAGTGTCTTATAGCACTTATGCGACTGCACTTATCAAACTGCTTTCTAGTGGAGAAATTAAAATGTGCCAAAGAATAAGCCTCATTGAATTATAG
- a CDS encoding GyrI-like domain-containing protein: MPTLSFISVQGAGNPNEPNGAYQAALKTLFTLSYTLKMSKTTKALKDYVEYVVPPLESLWWGNENLSNKANFKWQAMIAQPDFITQELFEWACEEVQSKKGIDCSKARLLRFEEGLCVQILHIGSYDEEPQSLAKIEEFITRNGLQNDIGKDNLTRAHHEIYLSNPHKTPVHKFKTILRIPVREG, translated from the coding sequence GTGCCAACGCTTTCTTTTATAAGTGTGCAAGGAGCAGGGAATCCAAATGAGCCAAATGGTGCATATCAAGCAGCTTTAAAAACTCTCTTTACCCTCTCCTACACGCTCAAAATGAGCAAAACCACAAAGGCTTTGAAAGACTATGTAGAATATGTCGTGCCTCCGCTAGAAAGCTTGTGGTGGGGTAATGAGAACTTGAGCAATAAGGCAAATTTCAAATGGCAAGCGATGATTGCCCAGCCTGATTTTATCACGCAAGAACTCTTTGAATGGGCGTGTGAAGAGGTGCAGAGCAAAAAGGGCATAGACTGCTCCAAAGCGCGATTATTGCGCTTTGAAGAGGGGCTTTGCGTGCAGATACTACATATCGGCTCGTATGATGAGGAGCCACAAAGTCTCGCAAAAATAGAGGAATTTATCACTCGTAATGGCTTGCAAAATGACATCGGCAAAGATAATCTCACAAGAGCGCACCACGAAATCTATTTGAGTAATCCACACAAAACTCCCGTGCATAAATTTAAAACAATTTTACGCATTCCTGTGCGTGAGGGGTGA